Proteins encoded by one window of uncultured Bacteroides sp.:
- a CDS encoding RagB/SusD family nutrient uptake outer membrane protein, which translates to MKKYIYKYFLSGLIVMCLLSTTSCTDYLDKAPDSDISATDAFKDFTNFQGYTEELYYCIPDFAKGYWSNSFNWGEDEIMNVGIDYHMCYKIDQGDFWGWQSEHDGWQSGWMDRRGSSTTSNDRFEKSLWSLAWYGIRKSNMGLANIKLMTDATEEERNLIEGQLYFFRGWFHFELMQYFGGLPYIDTVLPSGEPLTLPRLSYQECAEKAAADFRKAADLLPIDWDNTKAGKNTLGKNQLRINKIMALGYLGKNLLWAGSPLMNYESQKSKSYNKDLCKRSAEAFGELLTLVESGQTQYSLVDFKNYSSLFYTIGQDGLMPGSTEAIFRGPSYGWNDTNWGLSKQFGTGILNDAGVLSLPTANYVNYYGMANGLPLTDTESGFDATYPWKGRDPRFYHDIVYDGVKVVEGNLSTENEPLRYASLYSSGQLRDATKGSRTGYLLYKFIPVKCNKFDDGYGYSNHFHIHLSWMRLADVYLMYAESAANASESAMGKSSNCSLTSVDAVNKIRKRAGVKEINAKYTGTLDGFMGELRRERAVELAYEGHRFNDLRRWLLLTESPYTIKTSQEFIRSGAFNKEDPTKNAVSGFTEKVILTRNFTEKHYWLPLKKSDTSLYPEFHQNPGW; encoded by the coding sequence ATGAAAAAGTATATATATAAATATTTTTTAAGCGGCTTGATAGTTATGTGCCTGCTAAGTACAACTTCATGTACAGACTATCTGGATAAAGCACCCGACTCTGATATTTCTGCAACGGATGCTTTTAAAGATTTCACCAACTTCCAAGGTTATACGGAAGAGCTATATTATTGCATCCCCGATTTTGCAAAAGGTTATTGGAGTAATTCCTTTAACTGGGGAGAAGATGAAATTATGAATGTAGGTATTGACTATCACATGTGCTATAAGATTGACCAAGGCGATTTCTGGGGATGGCAATCCGAACATGATGGCTGGCAAAGCGGCTGGATGGATCGTAGAGGTAGTTCGACTACTTCTAATGATCGTTTCGAAAAGTCATTATGGTCGCTCGCATGGTATGGTATTCGTAAAAGCAATATGGGTCTTGCTAACATAAAATTGATGACCGATGCTACAGAAGAAGAACGCAACCTAATTGAGGGACAGCTATACTTCTTTCGTGGATGGTTCCATTTTGAGCTGATGCAATACTTCGGAGGTTTGCCTTATATTGACACTGTACTTCCTTCTGGAGAACCATTGACTCTTCCTCGACTTAGCTATCAGGAATGTGCAGAAAAAGCAGCTGCCGATTTTCGCAAGGCTGCCGACTTACTGCCTATTGACTGGGATAATACAAAGGCAGGAAAGAATACATTGGGTAAGAACCAATTACGTATCAATAAAATTATGGCATTAGGCTACTTAGGTAAGAATTTGTTGTGGGCAGGTAGTCCATTAATGAACTATGAATCTCAAAAATCTAAATCATATAACAAAGATTTATGCAAGAGATCAGCCGAAGCATTTGGTGAATTGCTTACATTGGTTGAAAGTGGTCAGACACAATATTCTTTGGTTGATTTTAAAAATTACTCTAGCTTGTTTTATACAATCGGGCAAGATGGTTTGATGCCTGGTTCAACAGAAGCTATTTTCCGTGGTCCCTCTTATGGATGGAATGATACAAACTGGGGATTAAGTAAGCAGTTTGGTACCGGTATCCTTAATGATGCTGGAGTTCTATCACTTCCTACAGCCAATTATGTTAATTATTATGGTATGGCCAATGGATTGCCTTTGACTGACACAGAATCGGGCTTTGATGCAACCTATCCTTGGAAAGGACGTGATCCACGTTTTTACCATGATATTGTATACGATGGTGTGAAAGTAGTAGAAGGTAATTTGAGTACAGAAAATGAACCACTTCGCTATGCCAGCTTATATTCTTCCGGTCAGTTGCGTGATGCTACGAAAGGAAGCCGTACCGGATATTTGCTTTACAAGTTTATCCCTGTTAAATGTAATAAGTTCGATGACGGTTATGGATATAGCAATCACTTTCATATTCATCTGAGTTGGATGCGCTTAGCAGATGTCTATTTAATGTATGCTGAATCAGCAGCAAATGCTTCGGAATCTGCTATGGGTAAATCATCAAACTGCTCATTGACTTCAGTTGACGCTGTTAATAAAATTCGTAAACGTGCGGGAGTAAAAGAGATAAATGCTAAATATACTGGTACATTAGATGGTTTCATGGGTGAGCTTCGCCGTGAACGCGCTGTAGAATTGGCTTATGAAGGACATCGTTTTAATGATTTGCGTCGTTGGTTATTACTGACAGAATCTCCTTATACTATTAAAACTTCACAGGAATTTATTCGTTCAGGTGCTTTCAATAAAGAAGATCCTACAAAAAATGCAGTAAGTGGCTTTACAGAAAAAGTAATTTTAACTCGAAACTTTACAGAAAAGCATTATTGGTTACCTTTGAAGAAATCTGATACAAGTCTTTACCCTGAATTTCATCAGAATCCTGGTTGGTAA
- a CDS encoding two-component regulator propeller domain-containing protein has product MRTKLFFAILLLTIFSLHSSNIKFYDVNSLYGISMRVATSVCKDKKGFIWASTKLGILRLAGDDYRIYQLPYENTDVIIVKLVYANSDLLAFSNNGQLFRYNAIKDQFELILNMGKAMNNKYLVVANVLIDNTNCYWIATSFGLFRYHNGHLMKIQDSEDTYSLAWYDSNRLFVAKPKGIWLFNKQTMKGEWLYKNGPKSDLHVSKFLYDNKAKRLWIGTSWNGLFYFDLNRQTLCPVKIDGFPKQPILAIEKNSDSTILAGIDGQGIWELNRQGTKVLNVYKEDVNDPSSLSGNGVYDIFNDQNKRIWVCTYGGGVSFFDKRSPLVDQLTHNINNPNSLVNNNVNKIVQDKRGNIWMATDNGISCKEAGTGRWKTFYQNQHNQAPVFISLCEDDKGRIWAGTYSSGVFVIDERTGRELAHYSKETYGSALDNNFVLDIFKDSNGDLWIGGGSGKMICYLSKENKFRKYSTMPINAFAELAPNKILLACTYGLCILDKKTGVIKTLQEGYLVHDVIVIKDELWICTSGEGLIRYNYKNHKTQKITALSGLPSNYVNSIMYTGGYLWLGTESGMCRLNPKNMEILTYNTVYPLSRVSFNRGSRCKLNNGQLIWGTSNGTVSFSPESLFQSQSTGVIFFQNLTIAGRSIRSSLSAPLDSLQEVSLNYNQNTLQLELLSIEGVSGAKFSWTLEGFDNSWSQPSENRFIHYSNIPNGTYVLKIRLYDCSLSHVIVERSLCITVVPPFWKTWWFELFLFAFIVGVIYLSLNYYIERFKQQHNEEKIRFFTNTTHDIRTSLTLIKAPIEELSKEQNMSDTGRYYLSLATEQARRLSTVVTQLMDFQKVDVRKEQLVLGMVDIVGLIEHRRLMFESFAKKQNIDLYFASDQDSYQTAVDESMIEKAIDNLISNAIKYSHPDSKVLINVKCEPDNWTLEVKDSGIGISKKAQYQLFREFYRGENAINSKIVGSGIGLLLVKKYVEMHDGNISCFSEENIGSIFKIIIPFKEVIEEKNKAIAKIEESVSYTVNNIDSQPLLQQEGAPKQVMHILIVEDNDDLRNFMQSPLQTDFDVLLAEDGVVAWDIIQKQMPDLVVSDVMMPNMDGFELCRLMKSTYETSHIPLILLTALSGEAEQLHGLGLGADDYLTKPFDMNLLVQRIKSIIRNREIIKEKALKLIKGLDNNEEQILANKLNDKFVKKMLEVVWANIANTEFGKDDFASSMNISSSLLYKKVKSLTDQSPTDFIKMVRLDYALELLQSHKYTVTEVSELCGFSSLGYFSTVFKKYFGKSPTEI; this is encoded by the coding sequence ATGAGAACTAAACTTTTTTTTGCAATTCTTTTGCTAACTATTTTCTCATTACACTCCTCAAATATAAAGTTCTACGATGTGAACTCTTTGTACGGAATTTCAATGCGAGTTGCTACTTCTGTTTGTAAAGATAAAAAGGGATTCATTTGGGCTTCTACAAAATTGGGGATTTTAAGACTTGCCGGAGATGATTACCGCATTTATCAACTACCATATGAGAATACAGATGTAATAATAGTGAAGCTCGTCTATGCTAACTCAGACTTATTGGCTTTTTCAAATAATGGTCAGCTATTTCGTTACAACGCGATTAAGGATCAATTTGAATTGATCCTTAATATGGGTAAGGCTATGAATAATAAGTATTTGGTTGTTGCTAACGTGCTTATTGATAATACCAATTGTTACTGGATTGCTACTTCATTTGGTTTATTCCGATATCATAATGGGCATCTTATGAAGATTCAAGATTCAGAAGATACTTATAGTCTAGCCTGGTATGACTCCAATCGCTTGTTCGTGGCTAAACCAAAAGGAATCTGGTTATTTAATAAACAGACAATGAAAGGGGAGTGGCTTTACAAAAATGGACCAAAATCTGATTTACATGTTAGTAAGTTTTTATATGATAATAAAGCGAAGAGGCTTTGGATAGGAACATCCTGGAATGGTCTGTTTTATTTTGATTTGAATAGACAGACTCTGTGCCCGGTGAAAATAGATGGTTTTCCTAAACAGCCAATTCTGGCAATAGAGAAAAATTCCGATTCCACTATTTTAGCCGGAATTGATGGACAAGGTATTTGGGAGTTGAACAGACAAGGAACAAAGGTTTTGAATGTATATAAAGAAGATGTAAATGATCCGTCATCTCTTTCCGGAAATGGAGTTTATGACATCTTTAATGACCAAAATAAGCGTATCTGGGTTTGTACATATGGTGGCGGTGTTTCTTTTTTTGATAAAAGGTCTCCTTTGGTTGATCAATTAACTCATAATATAAATAATCCAAACTCTTTAGTAAATAATAACGTTAACAAGATTGTACAAGACAAAAGGGGAAATATTTGGATGGCTACGGATAACGGTATTAGCTGCAAGGAAGCCGGAACCGGAAGATGGAAAACTTTTTATCAAAATCAGCATAATCAAGCTCCGGTATTTATCTCATTGTGTGAAGATGATAAAGGACGAATATGGGCAGGAACTTATTCTTCGGGCGTTTTTGTTATTGATGAACGTACAGGGCGCGAATTAGCACATTATTCCAAAGAAACTTATGGATCGGCATTAGATAATAATTTTGTATTGGATATTTTTAAAGATAGCAATGGTGACCTTTGGATAGGTGGGGGATCAGGTAAAATGATATGTTATCTTTCAAAGGAAAATAAATTTAGAAAATACTCAACGATGCCTATCAATGCTTTTGCTGAATTGGCACCAAACAAAATACTTTTAGCTTGTACATATGGATTATGCATTCTTGATAAAAAAACAGGAGTAATCAAAACATTACAAGAGGGATACTTAGTTCATGATGTAATTGTAATAAAAGATGAATTATGGATATGTACAAGTGGTGAGGGCTTAATTAGATATAATTATAAAAATCATAAAACTCAAAAGATTACAGCTTTATCTGGATTGCCTTCTAATTATGTAAATAGTATAATGTATACAGGCGGCTATTTATGGTTGGGTACTGAAAGTGGCATGTGCCGATTGAATCCAAAGAACATGGAGATACTTACCTATAATACAGTGTATCCATTGTCACGGGTTTCTTTTAACCGAGGTTCACGCTGCAAACTAAATAATGGACAATTAATTTGGGGAACAAGTAATGGTACGGTAAGTTTTTCTCCGGAATCATTATTCCAAAGTCAATCAACAGGTGTTATCTTTTTTCAGAATCTTACCATAGCAGGTCGCTCTATTCGTAGCAGTTTGAGTGCTCCATTAGATAGCTTGCAAGAAGTGTCATTGAACTACAATCAAAATACATTGCAATTAGAGCTCCTATCTATAGAAGGTGTTTCAGGTGCGAAATTTTCCTGGACATTAGAAGGCTTCGATAATAGTTGGAGTCAGCCTTCCGAAAATCGCTTCATACATTATTCAAACATACCAAATGGAACTTATGTATTGAAAATAAGGTTATATGATTGTTCTCTTTCACATGTAATCGTAGAGCGATCGTTGTGTATAACTGTTGTTCCACCTTTTTGGAAGACCTGGTGGTTCGAACTTTTTCTTTTTGCCTTTATTGTGGGTGTCATTTATTTGTCATTAAATTATTATATTGAGCGGTTTAAACAACAACATAATGAAGAAAAAATACGCTTTTTTACAAATACTACTCATGATATAAGAACATCTCTTACATTAATTAAAGCTCCCATTGAGGAATTATCGAAAGAACAAAATATGTCCGATACAGGCAGGTATTATCTTTCGTTGGCAACTGAACAGGCAAGACGCCTCTCTACTGTTGTAACCCAGTTAATGGATTTTCAGAAAGTGGATGTTAGAAAAGAACAGCTGGTCCTTGGTATGGTAGATATTGTTGGTCTGATTGAGCATCGTCGGTTGATGTTCGAATCATTTGCAAAAAAACAAAATATAGATTTATATTTTGCCTCAGATCAGGATTCGTATCAAACGGCTGTAGATGAATCTATGATTGAAAAAGCGATTGATAATCTTATCTCTAATGCTATTAAATATTCACACCCGGATAGCAAGGTTCTGATAAATGTTAAATGTGAACCTGATAATTGGACTTTGGAAGTAAAAGATAGTGGTATTGGAATTAGTAAGAAAGCTCAATATCAACTATTCAGAGAATTTTATCGTGGTGAGAATGCTATAAATTCTAAAATTGTAGGTTCAGGTATCGGCCTTCTGTTGGTAAAAAAATATGTAGAGATGCATGATGGTAATATTAGCTGTTTCAGTGAAGAAAATATCGGTTCAATTTTTAAAATTATTATCCCTTTTAAAGAAGTTATTGAAGAGAAAAATAAAGCAATTGCCAAAATAGAAGAATCAGTATCTTATACTGTAAATAATATTGATTCACAACCTCTGTTACAGCAAGAAGGAGCGCCTAAACAAGTAATGCACATTCTTATTGTTGAAGATAATGATGATCTTCGAAACTTCATGCAATCCCCCCTTCAAACAGATTTTGATGTATTGTTAGCCGAAGATGGTGTTGTAGCCTGGGATATTATTCAAAAACAGATGCCAGATCTGGTTGTTTCAGATGTGATGATGCCGAATATGGATGGATTTGAACTTTGTCGATTAATGAAGTCAACTTATGAGACTTCCCATATTCCATTAATATTGCTTACTGCACTTTCTGGTGAAGCTGAGCAATTACATGGATTAGGCTTAGGGGCAGACGATTATTTGACTAAGCCTTTTGATATGAATCTCCTTGTGCAAAGAATAAAGTCTATAATCAGAAATAGAGAGATAATTAAAGAAAAGGCTCTAAAGTTAATTAAAGGACTAGATAATAATGAAGAACAGATTTTGGCCAATAAGCTTAATGATAAGTTTGTGAAGAAAATGCTGGAAGTGGTCTGGGCAAATATTGCAAATACAGAATTTGGAAAAGATGATTTTGCTTCTTCGATGAATATTAGCTCATCATTGCTTTATAAAAAGGTGAAGTCGCTTACAGATCAATCGCCAACAGATTTTATTAAGATGGTTCGACTGGACTACGCATTAGAACTATTACAGAGTCATAAGTATACTGTTACAGAAGTTAGTGAACTTTGTGGCTTTTCTTCCCTTGGATATTTTAGTACAGTATTTAAAAAGTATTTTGGAAAATCTCCTACTGAAATATAG
- a CDS encoding family 43 glycosylhydrolase: protein MKKKISTILIGLCSLFYPLTGTAQSISFKTFMNPVIPGDHSDCTLTKVGDHFYTTGSSFNPTPVIYHSTDLMHWEAIAQPVSAEWPLYGDAPSGGCWGGQIVYYNSKYWDFFSRANTMHFVVADKPEGPWSMPVKVNNPSQLPFGLGYDNSVFIDDDGKWYLVVKNGQENNAIVELDTFGQPTGVVYNLSWLNPDNENHPYSWAEGPVMWKHNGYYYYSFAHDVSGGQKVMRSKTLTADKSAWTIPVNLFDENDPNKSTAIFGRPNHSSAAVELNDGTCWVVHPVWARANNNEWYGQGRQGLLNQVRYDSENNVVADYPVNMVKKAPLLPSSGIPFMVPKSDFFTTEKLNPEWSFWGYTKTSLVSLSDRPDWLRLIPKSLTKANTVIKTDAEHNYSLITRLDFNPDSISDEAGIRIMNGLENLFAKIYSTINSKGEKVICFSFDQVHYEIGNRVGNIVWLKLERNNHDLTGFFSQDGVKWMPVGNKINVVTLDQFSNNYNGWCGNRQGLYVQGTKYADFDLYIYRDAYSPILAECPANQYGTMKTVLSNGSALLDDIHNNDWALYAGVEFGNKNYNKESGNISISASCNTKGGNIEVWLDSIDTGKKIATCKIRNTGNLSNVKTFTAKTIGTTGRHDVYLKFIGENGDKLFTLKDFIFTCR, encoded by the coding sequence ATGAAAAAGAAAATTTCAACAATTCTTATTGGCTTATGCAGCTTATTTTATCCCTTGACGGGAACTGCACAATCTATTTCGTTTAAAACATTTATGAATCCGGTAATTCCCGGAGATCATTCAGATTGCACATTAACTAAAGTCGGTGATCATTTTTATACAACAGGTTCTTCATTTAATCCTACGCCAGTTATTTATCATTCTACAGATTTAATGCATTGGGAAGCTATTGCTCAACCAGTTTCTGCAGAATGGCCTTTATATGGAGATGCTCCTAGCGGAGGGTGCTGGGGCGGACAGATAGTATATTATAATAGCAAGTATTGGGACTTTTTCTCAAGAGCCAATACAATGCATTTTGTTGTTGCAGATAAACCTGAAGGACCATGGAGCATGCCTGTTAAAGTAAATAATCCATCTCAGCTTCCATTTGGTCTTGGTTATGATAATTCAGTTTTTATTGATGATGATGGAAAATGGTATCTGGTTGTTAAAAATGGACAAGAAAATAATGCAATTGTAGAATTAGATACGTTTGGGCAGCCAACCGGAGTTGTTTACAATTTATCATGGTTGAATCCAGATAATGAAAATCATCCGTACAGTTGGGCTGAAGGACCGGTTATGTGGAAACATAATGGATATTATTATTATTCATTTGCTCATGATGTATCCGGTGGACAAAAAGTTATGCGAAGTAAAACGCTAACAGCTGATAAATCAGCTTGGACCATACCTGTAAACCTGTTTGATGAGAATGATCCGAACAAATCAACAGCTATCTTTGGGAGACCAAATCATAGTTCGGCAGCCGTAGAGTTAAACGATGGTACATGCTGGGTAGTTCATCCTGTTTGGGCCAGAGCAAATAATAATGAATGGTATGGACAAGGTCGTCAAGGATTACTGAATCAGGTAAGATATGATTCTGAAAATAACGTAGTTGCTGATTATCCTGTAAATATGGTTAAGAAAGCACCTTTATTACCTTCTAGTGGAATTCCATTTATGGTTCCTAAATCTGATTTCTTTACTACTGAAAAGCTTAATCCGGAATGGTCATTTTGGGGGTATACTAAAACCTCACTTGTCTCTCTTTCTGATAGACCAGATTGGTTAAGATTAATTCCAAAAAGTCTGACTAAGGCAAATACAGTTATAAAAACGGATGCCGAGCATAACTATTCATTAATTACACGCCTTGATTTCAATCCGGATTCTATATCGGATGAAGCTGGAATAAGAATTATGAATGGGCTGGAAAATTTGTTTGCTAAAATATATAGTACTATAAATAGTAAAGGTGAAAAAGTTATCTGTTTTAGTTTTGATCAGGTTCATTATGAAATCGGAAATCGTGTAGGCAATATTGTGTGGCTAAAATTAGAAAGAAATAATCATGACCTAACCGGATTTTTTAGTCAGGATGGTGTAAAATGGATGCCAGTTGGTAATAAAATAAATGTAGTAACACTCGATCAGTTTAGTAATAATTATAATGGATGGTGTGGAAATAGACAAGGGCTATATGTTCAGGGAACAAAGTATGCTGATTTTGATCTATACATCTATCGTGATGCATATTCACCTATTCTGGCAGAATGCCCGGCAAATCAATATGGAACAATGAAGACTGTGCTTTCAAATGGGAGTGCTTTATTAGATGATATTCATAATAATGATTGGGCTTTATATGCTGGAGTCGAATTTGGAAATAAAAACTATAATAAAGAATCTGGCAATATTTCTATTTCTGCTTCTTGTAATACTAAAGGCGGTAATATTGAGGTATGGCTTGACTCTATAGATACAGGTAAGAAAATTGCAACTTGTAAGATTAGAAATACCGGTAATTTATCGAATGTAAAGACTTTTACAGCTAAAACTATTGGTACAACTGGAAGGCATGATGTTTATCTTAAATTTATAGGTGAAAATGGTGATAAATTATTTACATTAAAGGACTTTATATTTACATGTAGATGA
- a CDS encoding TonB-dependent receptor: MIMKNVKRQTKKNLYLFLLMLFSSLIVTAQDKAFVKGIVVDGQNEPVIGATIVVRGNHSIGTATDIEGKFSLSVPNTKQTLVVSYIGMVTQEVKIEGNKSLRIVLKDNNVQLNEIVVVGYGQQKKASVVGAITQTTGKVLERAGGVADIGAALTGNLPGVVTTASTGMPGEEDPKIVIRGISSWNNSDPLILVDGIERPMNSVDISSVQSVSVLKDASATAVYGVKGANGVILITTKRGSEGKAKIEVGFNATAKVVSKLPRSMASANALYVRNQAIENELGLNPDSWRDITSADILDKYRNPANLEEAERYPNVDWQKELFKDYAMAYNANVNISGGTRFVKYFAAVDFQHEGDLFRQWDNNRGYQSGYGYNRINVRSNLDFQLTKTTVLKANIAGSHGLRLSPWHVSDDSFGASQLWQAAYSAPSDAFLPRYSDGAWGYYPSNTQGAPNSIVNLAISGSEKKTTTRINTDFTLEQDLSFFLKGLKASALLSLDNVFFENDRGINDLYHNTQFKWIDPDTGEIKYQQSGNSNNNFDFQEGIQWTTSGGSIDNNQTQRNLFYQGQLNWAGQFGKHEVSAMGVFNRTERATGSEFTHYREDWAFRTTYNYADKYFAEYNGAYNGSEKFSAENRFAFFNSGAVGWMISEEKFFNPLKKYVDMLKVRYSYGEIGDDNVGSRWLYATQWAYGAGKNGSIAMMGSKGENSPYTWYRESSVGNENVHWEKAVKQNLGVDYSLFGGLIAGSAEFFHENRSDILVSGDKRSVPSYFGTTAPTANLGKVRTKGYELELRLNKMFKNGLRLWGNFNMTHAENLVLKYDDAQFLPGYQKTAGYAIGQDHSYLSNGYANTWDEVIGMTDHNTNDNQKLPGQYVIVDFNGDGVIDTNDNAPYGYTGTPQNTYNATVGFEWKGFSAFVQFYGVTNVDRYVSFTSLNGKLNTVFDEGAYWTVKNTNADAPMPRWNSTPNYYEGTRYHYDGSFIRLKNAEIAYTFTDGWIKKMGLSNLKIYLNGNNLWVWTRMPDDRESNFAGTGLASQGAYPTLKRFNLGIKFNL; encoded by the coding sequence ATAATAATGAAAAATGTTAAAAGACAAACTAAAAAGAATCTTTATTTATTCTTACTAATGCTATTCAGTAGCCTAATAGTGACGGCTCAGGATAAAGCTTTTGTAAAAGGAATAGTAGTGGATGGACAAAATGAACCAGTGATTGGAGCGACCATCGTTGTAAGAGGAAATCATTCAATAGGCACAGCAACAGATATAGAAGGTAAATTCTCACTGAGTGTTCCAAACACAAAGCAAACTCTTGTAGTTTCTTATATAGGTATGGTTACACAAGAGGTGAAAATCGAAGGTAATAAATCACTAAGAATTGTTTTAAAAGATAATAACGTACAATTAAATGAAATCGTTGTTGTAGGTTATGGACAGCAAAAGAAAGCTAGTGTGGTTGGTGCAATTACACAAACTACCGGTAAAGTATTGGAACGTGCAGGGGGTGTTGCAGATATTGGTGCAGCCTTAACTGGTAACCTGCCTGGTGTAGTCACTACAGCTAGTACCGGTATGCCGGGTGAAGAAGATCCGAAGATCGTTATTCGTGGAATCAGTTCATGGAACAATAGTGATCCATTAATTTTAGTAGATGGAATAGAGCGTCCTATGAATAGTGTAGACATCAGTTCTGTGCAATCTGTTTCTGTATTAAAGGATGCTTCTGCCACTGCCGTTTACGGCGTGAAAGGTGCAAATGGTGTTATCTTGATTACTACAAAACGTGGAAGTGAAGGTAAAGCCAAAATAGAGGTTGGTTTTAATGCTACAGCAAAAGTAGTGTCTAAGTTACCACGTTCTATGGCTTCTGCAAATGCTTTATATGTACGTAATCAAGCAATAGAGAATGAACTGGGTTTAAATCCTGATTCATGGAGAGATATTACATCAGCTGATATTCTAGATAAATACCGTAATCCAGCTAATTTGGAAGAAGCAGAACGGTATCCGAATGTGGATTGGCAGAAAGAGTTATTTAAAGATTATGCAATGGCTTATAATGCAAATGTTAATATTTCGGGTGGAACAAGATTTGTAAAATACTTTGCGGCAGTAGATTTTCAACATGAAGGTGATTTGTTCCGTCAGTGGGATAATAATCGTGGATATCAGTCAGGATATGGTTATAACCGTATTAATGTACGAAGTAATTTAGATTTTCAGTTGACAAAAACGACTGTTTTGAAAGCTAATATTGCGGGGTCACATGGTCTTAGACTTTCTCCATGGCATGTCAGCGATGATTCATTCGGAGCGTCGCAGTTATGGCAGGCTGCTTATAGTGCTCCCTCAGATGCGTTTCTTCCCCGATATTCGGATGGAGCGTGGGGATATTATCCTTCTAATACACAAGGTGCACCTAACTCAATTGTAAATTTGGCGATCAGTGGTTCTGAAAAGAAGACAACGACTCGTATTAACACAGACTTTACCCTGGAACAAGATCTTAGTTTCTTTTTGAAAGGATTGAAAGCAAGTGCCTTGCTCTCATTGGATAATGTGTTTTTTGAAAATGATCGTGGTATAAATGATCTTTATCACAATACACAATTTAAATGGATAGATCCTGATACGGGAGAAATAAAGTACCAACAATCTGGTAATAGTAATAATAACTTCGACTTTCAAGAGGGAATACAGTGGACTACATCTGGTGGTTCAATAGATAATAATCAAACTCAGCGTAACTTATTCTATCAGGGACAGTTGAATTGGGCTGGACAGTTTGGTAAACATGAAGTTTCTGCAATGGGTGTATTCAACCGTACAGAGCGTGCAACCGGTAGTGAATTTACGCATTATCGTGAAGACTGGGCTTTTCGTACTACATATAATTATGCTGACAAGTATTTTGCTGAGTATAATGGCGCTTATAATGGTTCTGAAAAATTTAGTGCTGAGAATCGTTTTGCTTTCTTTAATTCGGGTGCCGTGGGATGGATGATCAGTGAAGAGAAATTCTTCAATCCGCTTAAGAAATACGTAGACATGTTAAAAGTGAGGTATTCTTATGGTGAAATCGGTGATGACAATGTTGGGTCTCGTTGGTTATACGCCACTCAGTGGGCTTACGGAGCAGGTAAAAATGGAAGTATTGCTATGATGGGGTCTAAGGGAGAAAACAGTCCTTATACATGGTATCGTGAGTCATCAGTAGGTAATGAGAATGTGCATTGGGAAAAAGCAGTAAAGCAGAACTTAGGTGTTGACTATTCATTATTTGGAGGTTTAATAGCTGGTAGTGCAGAGTTTTTTCATGAAAACCGTTCTGATATTCTCGTATCAGGTGATAAACGTTCTGTACCTTCTTATTTTGGTACCACAGCTCCTACTGCCAATCTTGGTAAGGTTCGCACAAAAGGATATGAGTTGGAGTTACGCCTGAATAAAATGTTTAAGAACGGTCTGCGCCTATGGGGTAATTTCAATATGACGCATGCCGAAAACCTTGTATTAAAATATGATGATGCACAATTCTTGCCAGGTTATCAAAAAACAGCAGGATACGCTATCGGACAGGATCACTCTTATCTAAGTAATGGCTATGCTAATACATGGGATGAAGTTATTGGAATGACTGATCACAACACAAATGATAACCAGAAATTACCTGGTCAATATGTCATTGTTGACTTTAATGGCGACGGAGTGATTGACACTAATGATAACGCACCTTATGGATATACTGGAACTCCTCAAAATACATACAATGCTACTGTTGGTTTTGAATGGAAAGGATTCAGCGCTTTTGTTCAGTTCTATGGGGTAACCAATGTTGATCGTTATGTATCCTTTACCTCACTCAACGGTAAATTGAATACTGTTTTTGATGAAGGGGCTTACTGGACAGTAAAAAATACAAATGCAGATGCACCCATGCCACGATGGAATTCTACACCAAATTATTATGAGGGGACTCGCTACCACTATGACGGTTCATTTATTCGCTTAAAAAATGCTGAAATTGCCTATACATTTACTGATGGTTGGATAAAGAAAATGGGTCTCTCTAACCTGAAAATTTATTTGAATGGTAATAATTTGTGGGTATGGACACGTATGCCAGATGATCGTGAATCGAACTTTGCCGGTACAGGTTTGGCTTCTCAAGGAGCTTATCCTACATTGAAACGTTTCAATTTGGGAATAAAATTCAATCTTTAA